From the genome of Saccopteryx bilineata isolate mSacBil1 chromosome 6, mSacBil1_pri_phased_curated, whole genome shotgun sequence, one region includes:
- the CD300C gene encoding CMRF35-like molecule 6 isoform X3, producing MTARHGAPWLPSALFLLQVSVTLESLTEDDEGTYVCGIYLPWHEGGWDPTWKVVVTVIPAPNHLKNSTSTLGPLSSLPTTTWTSMTGQKTSDLCHHPRSLLSSIHFLLLVFLKLPLLLSMLGAVLWVNRPQRSSGGRRSALSYENQ from the exons ATGACTGCAAGGCATGGGGCCCCGTGGCTGCCTTCAGCTCTGTTTCTTCTCCAGGTCTCAG TGACCTTGGAGAGCCTCACAGAGGATGATGAAGGCACATACGTGTGTGGGATCTATTTACCGTGGCACGAAGGAGGATGGGACCCCACCTGGAAGGTTGTGGTGACTGTGATCCCAG CCCCCAACCACCTGAAGAACTCCACAAGCACCCTgggccctctctcctccctgccaaCAACCACCTGGACCAGTATGACCGGGCAGAAGACCTCTGATCTCTGCCACCACCCTCG GTCCTTGCTCAGTAGCATCCACTTCCTTCTACTGGTCTTCCTGAAGCTGCCCCTGCTCCTGAGCATGCTCGGTGCTGTCCTCTGGGTGAACAGGCCTCAGAGGAGTTCCGGGGGAAGACGGAGTGCCCTTAGTTATGAGAACCAGTAG
- the CD300C gene encoding CMRF35-like molecule 6 isoform X1 translates to MTARHGAPWLPSALFLLQVSGCLSLRGPSHVMGPVGGSLSVQCRYNEEFTENKKYWYKGSYSPLVKKIVETTESQREVRRGRVSIRDHPANHTFTVTLESLTEDDEGTYVCGIYLPWHEGGWDPTWKVVVTVIPAPNHLKNSTSTLGPLSSLPTTTWTSMTGQKTSDLCHHPRSLLSSIHFLLLVFLKLPLLLSMLGAVLWVNRPQRSSGGRRSALSYENQ, encoded by the exons ATGACTGCAAGGCATGGGGCCCCGTGGCTGCCTTCAGCTCTGTTTCTTCTCCAGGTCTCAG GCTGTTTGTCTCTGAGGGGCCCCAGCCACGTGATGGGCCCTGTGGGGGGATCCCTGAGCGTGCAGTGTCGGTACAATGAGGagttcacagaaaataaaaaatactggtaCAAAGGCTCATATTCGCCACTGGTGAAGAAGATTGTGGAGACCACAGAGTCACAGAGAGAAGTGAGGCGTGGCCGTGTGTCCATCAGGGACCATCCAGCAAACCACACCTTCACAGTGACCTTGGAGAGCCTCACAGAGGATGATGAAGGCACATACGTGTGTGGGATCTATTTACCGTGGCACGAAGGAGGATGGGACCCCACCTGGAAGGTTGTGGTGACTGTGATCCCAG CCCCCAACCACCTGAAGAACTCCACAAGCACCCTgggccctctctcctccctgccaaCAACCACCTGGACCAGTATGACCGGGCAGAAGACCTCTGATCTCTGCCACCACCCTCG GTCCTTGCTCAGTAGCATCCACTTCCTTCTACTGGTCTTCCTGAAGCTGCCCCTGCTCCTGAGCATGCTCGGTGCTGTCCTCTGGGTGAACAGGCCTCAGAGGAGTTCCGGGGGAAGACGGAGTGCCCTTAGTTATGAGAACCAGTAG
- the CD300C gene encoding CMRF35-like molecule 6 isoform X2, with the protein MTARHGAPWLPSALFLLQVSGSYSPLVKKIVETTESQREVRRGRVSIRDHPANHTFTVTLESLTEDDEGTYVCGIYLPWHEGGWDPTWKVVVTVIPAPNHLKNSTSTLGPLSSLPTTTWTSMTGQKTSDLCHHPRSLLSSIHFLLLVFLKLPLLLSMLGAVLWVNRPQRSSGGRRSALSYENQ; encoded by the exons ATGACTGCAAGGCATGGGGCCCCGTGGCTGCCTTCAGCTCTGTTTCTTCTCCAGGTCTCAG GCTCATATTCGCCACTGGTGAAGAAGATTGTGGAGACCACAGAGTCACAGAGAGAAGTGAGGCGTGGCCGTGTGTCCATCAGGGACCATCCAGCAAACCACACCTTCACAGTGACCTTGGAGAGCCTCACAGAGGATGATGAAGGCACATACGTGTGTGGGATCTATTTACCGTGGCACGAAGGAGGATGGGACCCCACCTGGAAGGTTGTGGTGACTGTGATCCCAG CCCCCAACCACCTGAAGAACTCCACAAGCACCCTgggccctctctcctccctgccaaCAACCACCTGGACCAGTATGACCGGGCAGAAGACCTCTGATCTCTGCCACCACCCTCG GTCCTTGCTCAGTAGCATCCACTTCCTTCTACTGGTCTTCCTGAAGCTGCCCCTGCTCCTGAGCATGCTCGGTGCTGTCCTCTGGGTGAACAGGCCTCAGAGGAGTTCCGGGGGAAGACGGAGTGCCCTTAGTTATGAGAACCAGTAG